From Bdellovibrionales bacterium, one genomic window encodes:
- a CDS encoding acyl-CoA thioesterase produces MSYKSKITVRFRHTDLVGISYFNEVFNFFHDAYEDFIDQRVMSKHKWFNNKDWGVPLKKVEAEYLRPLLPFEEYDVEIEVKAVGLSSFSLETLFLKEGALCAKTQTVHVFVSHSTRKSVEIPADVAEILKNQSL; encoded by the coding sequence ATGAGCTACAAATCAAAAATCACCGTGCGATTTCGACATACTGATCTTGTCGGGATATCTTACTTTAACGAGGTTTTTAACTTCTTCCATGATGCCTACGAAGACTTTATCGATCAGCGAGTCATGTCTAAGCACAAGTGGTTCAATAACAAGGATTGGGGAGTACCTCTTAAAAAAGTGGAGGCCGAATACCTCCGACCTCTTTTGCCCTTTGAAGAGTACGACGTAGAAATTGAAGTGAAGGCCGTTGGCCTCTCCTCTTTCAGCTTAGAAACGTTATTTCTCAAAGAGGGTGCTCTCTGCGCTAAAACGCAAACCGTGCATGTGTTTGTGAGCCACTCGACGCGCAAATCTGTAGAGATCCCTGCAGACGTGGCCGAAATTCTTAAAAATCAATCTCTGTGA
- the pdeM gene encoding ligase-associated DNA damage response endonuclease PdeM produces the protein MQDFTVRGETFTLHPAKLLIWRSQNLLVVADLHLGKAQTFLQSGLWLPPQAHKQDLSQLLPIIKYYGIEHVLFLGDFIHTDQGVTKEVINEFVEWKQNFKGRVSIVIGNHDQDLVKKWPEAWNFVELKEEFSHGDFVFRHEPVKEPGLFVWCGHIHPKITLQRASERLYLPAFVMTEDLGYLPAYSSLAGGQSFRIDKSHRYFAITDSRVTEIDF, from the coding sequence ATGCAAGACTTCACCGTCCGCGGAGAGACGTTCACTTTGCATCCCGCCAAACTCCTCATTTGGCGCTCTCAGAATCTCTTGGTCGTGGCCGATTTACATCTGGGTAAAGCGCAAACATTTTTGCAAAGTGGACTTTGGCTTCCGCCCCAGGCCCACAAGCAAGATCTCTCTCAGCTATTACCAATCATAAAATATTACGGAATCGAACATGTCCTATTCCTCGGAGACTTCATTCATACGGACCAAGGAGTGACAAAGGAAGTGATCAATGAATTTGTCGAATGGAAACAGAATTTTAAAGGACGAGTCTCCATTGTGATCGGTAACCATGATCAGGATCTCGTAAAAAAGTGGCCTGAGGCTTGGAACTTTGTCGAGCTTAAAGAGGAATTCTCCCACGGTGATTTTGTTTTTCGTCACGAGCCCGTGAAGGAACCAGGTCTATTTGTTTGGTGCGGTCATATCCACCCAAAGATCACTCTTCAGCGCGCATCAGAGCGATTGTATCTTCCCGCTTTCGTGATGACAGAAGACTTAGGATATCTTCCCGCCTACTCCAGCCTGGCGGGCGGCCAGAGTTTTCGTATCGACAAATCCCATCGCTACTTTGCGATCACCGACTCGCGAGTCACAGAGATTGATTTTTAA
- a CDS encoding ligase-associated DNA damage response DEXH box helicase translates to MIPQSRVSRQIKKIIRDQNDAKVTSSNKSRRQIYKSIAHEAASSQWSQWFHRQGWTAFPFQEQAWAAFSRNKSILIAVPTGSGKTYAALGGPLLHLMSTPLPQNTYKIIYLTPLKALARDIAHAIDVALKGLNLPFQVAVRTGDSSTSERKEQSKNIPEILVTTPESLAILLTGSETSQKFRDVFSVIVDEWHELVGTKRGSLLELTLASLKFHAPQLRVTALSATLGNLKEAAQVITGDTDPKIITDANSRTVNIDVLVPREMGPAPWFGYAGLLLIDEVLGAIDPKNSQILFTNTRGQAEAWHREILSKRPEWREKLALHHGSLALEERAAVEAGVKSGQLKVIVATSSLELGVDFPQVKKIFQIGAVKSLARAVQRAGRGHHQPGKASELIVCPTSLFEIIEAHALKKAKAENLFESKHILQKPIDVFVQFLLNNAFNQGFSVAEVRQILDSTVSFKDITDEEIQWALQFLTRGGKSLVAYPQFKKLMEVQGRYVFTDAKSARTHRMNIGTIVSDDGIRVRFATGKTLGTIGESFVSRLQKGDVFQFGGKDLEFIQLRDTTLLVRLAKKKSNVSTIWTGSVLPISSLLSQYLRESVDQLARAESPQSLSAPELKRFWPVALQQKNISHIPRSDENLVELLKSREGYHLFMYPWAGRLVHEGLGHLMAYRMARVSPNTISVAANDYGFELLALEPLPSIEVLQGLLSSSENLMEDIEASLNYHELSKRAFREVARVSGLVQSSVGGRQKTQRNLQMSSSLLYDVFEKYEPDHLLLKQARREVQSQQLHLPRLLEEMNGFRESKIVVKSLTRLSPFSFPLFIERIRSRVSTETLEHRIARFQRQIVEG, encoded by the coding sequence ATGATTCCTCAGTCTCGCGTCTCTCGACAAATTAAAAAAATTATTCGGGATCAAAATGACGCCAAAGTGACATCGTCGAACAAAAGTCGCCGGCAAATCTATAAATCCATCGCCCACGAAGCCGCCTCTAGCCAATGGTCCCAGTGGTTTCATCGTCAAGGTTGGACGGCCTTTCCGTTCCAAGAACAGGCTTGGGCGGCGTTCTCCCGCAACAAATCTATTTTAATTGCAGTTCCTACGGGAAGCGGAAAAACTTACGCGGCGTTGGGCGGACCGCTCCTTCACCTGATGAGCACGCCGCTTCCTCAAAACACCTACAAGATCATTTATCTCACTCCCCTGAAAGCGCTCGCTCGCGATATTGCTCATGCAATCGATGTCGCACTTAAAGGTCTAAATCTTCCATTTCAGGTGGCGGTTCGCACGGGAGACTCTTCCACCTCGGAGCGAAAAGAACAGAGCAAAAATATTCCCGAAATATTAGTGACCACTCCAGAGTCGTTAGCGATCCTTCTCACTGGTTCAGAGACTTCGCAGAAATTTCGCGATGTGTTTTCGGTGATCGTCGACGAATGGCACGAACTCGTGGGCACCAAGCGCGGCAGTCTCCTCGAACTCACATTAGCTTCCTTAAAATTCCATGCTCCCCAATTGCGAGTCACCGCGCTCTCCGCCACACTAGGTAATCTTAAAGAGGCGGCTCAGGTCATCACCGGGGACACCGATCCTAAGATCATCACGGATGCCAACTCGCGCACAGTGAATATTGACGTCTTAGTCCCTCGCGAAATGGGACCTGCTCCCTGGTTCGGTTACGCCGGCTTGCTTTTAATAGACGAAGTTTTAGGGGCCATAGATCCGAAAAACTCACAAATTCTATTTACAAATACACGAGGGCAGGCCGAAGCCTGGCATCGAGAGATTCTGAGCAAAAGACCTGAGTGGAGAGAAAAACTCGCTCTCCATCACGGCTCTCTTGCGCTCGAGGAACGAGCCGCCGTCGAAGCCGGTGTGAAGTCGGGCCAGTTGAAAGTGATCGTGGCCACTTCGTCGTTGGAACTCGGCGTGGACTTTCCGCAAGTCAAAAAAATATTTCAGATCGGCGCCGTAAAATCATTGGCTCGTGCGGTTCAAAGGGCCGGTCGTGGTCATCACCAACCGGGTAAGGCCTCGGAGCTTATCGTTTGTCCGACGTCGTTGTTCGAAATTATCGAAGCTCACGCTTTAAAGAAAGCGAAAGCAGAAAATCTTTTTGAGTCCAAACACATCTTGCAGAAACCGATAGATGTCTTTGTCCAGTTCTTGTTAAACAATGCTTTTAATCAGGGATTCTCGGTGGCTGAGGTTCGCCAGATTTTAGATTCCACAGTCTCATTTAAAGATATCACCGACGAAGAAATACAGTGGGCTCTTCAATTCCTGACCCGAGGTGGAAAATCCCTTGTGGCTTATCCTCAATTTAAAAAATTGATGGAGGTTCAAGGGCGTTATGTATTTACGGATGCAAAGAGTGCGCGCACTCACCGAATGAACATTGGAACAATAGTCTCGGACGATGGAATTCGCGTGCGCTTTGCCACAGGAAAAACTTTAGGAACCATTGGCGAGTCTTTCGTTTCGCGATTACAAAAGGGCGATGTTTTTCAGTTTGGTGGAAAAGATCTGGAGTTTATTCAATTGCGCGACACCACATTGTTGGTGCGACTTGCTAAAAAGAAATCCAACGTGAGCACCATTTGGACCGGAAGTGTATTGCCGATCAGCTCACTGCTCTCTCAATATCTGCGTGAAAGCGTCGATCAACTGGCGAGGGCCGAGTCTCCGCAGAGCCTTTCTGCACCGGAGCTGAAGAGGTTCTGGCCTGTAGCTCTTCAGCAAAAAAATATCTCGCACATTCCTCGAAGTGATGAAAATTTAGTGGAGCTTTTAAAATCGAGAGAGGGCTACCATCTTTTTATGTATCCTTGGGCCGGACGACTGGTTCATGAGGGCCTCGGTCACTTGATGGCCTATCGAATGGCACGCGTCTCACCCAATACTATATCTGTCGCCGCTAACGATTACGGCTTTGAGCTCTTGGCCTTGGAACCGCTTCCGAGTATTGAGGTGCTCCAAGGCCTACTTTCATCCTCCGAAAACCTGATGGAAGATATCGAAGCCTCACTCAACTACCACGAGCTCTCAAAAAGAGCGTTTCGAGAAGTTGCACGCGTTTCGGGCCTTGTTCAAAGTTCCGTCGGCGGGCGACAAAAGACTCAGCGCAATTTACAGATGAGTTCGTCGCTCCTTTATGATGTTTTCGAAAAGTACGAGCCCGATCATTTATTGCTCAAACAGGCTCGTCGCGAAGTTCAATCCCAGCAGCTCCACCTTCCGCGTCTTCTCGAGGAAATGAACGGATTTAGGGAGAGCAAGATCGTGGTGAAATCACTGACGCGACTTTCGCCGTTTTCATTTCCACTTTTTATCGAGAGAATTCGTTCGAGAGTCTCCACAGAAACTTTAGAGCATAGAATCGCGCGATTTCAGCGCCAGATCGTGGAGGGATAA
- a CDS encoding ATP-dependent DNA ligase — MKAFAELFQRIDQTNSTNEKVHLMERFFSEQSADNAAWALYLLTGRRPKKHISSRKLRIWLNEVIDLPEWLLEDCYSAVGDTAEMVSLIMGDFSKDSNSAHPLRELSLSHWMTEFIMPLIKLDENTQRETVVQWWRELQPHEIFIVNKFMTGALRVGVSETLVYRALENIFKLPRSVIASRLLGDWKPSEEFFKNLSLPPDPNAENDESREVLPKPFCLAAPLEVHPRELGAVSDWIAEWKWDGIRSQIVKFGDRVEIWSRGEERITHAFPDLADIFSQMQGDWILDGEIVAGPWHTPALFQELQKRLNRKKPPSQFLKDNPVSFIIYDFLIEDKRDLTSLSLHERLGLLEHKITHWPKSDRYGISNKLNASGWEDLEVQRSEARLRGAEGLMLKHKDSIYETGRKRGVWFKWKLDPLTVDAVLTSAQPGTGRRASLYTDYTFSIWKGDQLVPIAKAYSGLTDAEIRELDQWIRKNTVERFGPVRALKNEKVYEIGFEGLAKSSRHKSGFAVRFPRILRERTDKKPDAADRVEDMEKLLEVLQERGV, encoded by the coding sequence ATGAAGGCCTTCGCGGAACTCTTTCAGCGCATCGATCAAACCAACTCCACCAATGAAAAAGTGCATCTGATGGAAAGATTTTTTTCGGAACAATCGGCCGACAACGCGGCGTGGGCTCTTTACCTTTTAACCGGAAGAAGACCTAAGAAGCACATCAGCTCCCGAAAGCTTCGAATCTGGCTCAACGAAGTTATCGATCTTCCGGAATGGCTTTTAGAAGATTGCTATTCTGCTGTCGGCGACACGGCAGAAATGGTGTCTTTGATTATGGGAGACTTTTCCAAGGACTCAAACTCCGCTCATCCCCTTAGGGAGCTATCGCTGTCCCATTGGATGACGGAATTCATCATGCCGTTGATCAAATTGGATGAAAACACTCAACGGGAGACCGTCGTTCAATGGTGGCGCGAGCTTCAGCCTCACGAAATTTTTATTGTAAATAAATTCATGACAGGAGCGCTACGCGTCGGTGTTTCGGAGACGCTGGTGTACCGAGCGCTAGAAAATATTTTTAAACTTCCACGTTCGGTGATCGCCTCGCGTTTATTGGGAGACTGGAAACCCAGTGAAGAATTTTTTAAAAACTTATCGTTACCTCCGGACCCAAATGCTGAAAATGATGAGTCCCGTGAGGTGCTGCCTAAACCTTTTTGCTTGGCAGCACCCCTGGAGGTTCACCCGAGAGAGCTGGGTGCCGTCTCCGATTGGATCGCCGAGTGGAAGTGGGATGGTATTCGTTCACAAATTGTGAAATTCGGCGACCGTGTTGAAATATGGTCTAGAGGCGAAGAGCGTATCACTCACGCGTTCCCCGATCTCGCCGATATCTTTTCTCAAATGCAGGGAGACTGGATCCTTGACGGCGAAATCGTGGCCGGTCCTTGGCATACCCCCGCTCTCTTTCAAGAATTACAAAAACGCCTCAACCGCAAAAAACCACCGTCGCAGTTTCTCAAAGACAACCCGGTGTCTTTCATCATTTACGATTTTTTAATAGAGGACAAACGAGATCTTACGTCTCTATCACTTCACGAGCGACTTGGTTTACTTGAGCATAAAATAACTCATTGGCCCAAGTCCGATCGCTATGGAATTTCTAATAAGTTAAACGCCAGCGGTTGGGAGGATTTGGAAGTTCAGCGAAGCGAAGCTCGATTGAGAGGAGCCGAAGGCTTGATGTTAAAACATAAAGACTCGATTTACGAAACCGGTCGGAAGCGAGGAGTGTGGTTTAAATGGAAGCTCGATCCTCTGACGGTGGATGCGGTATTAACCTCAGCCCAACCCGGCACGGGTCGACGCGCCTCGCTCTATACGGATTATACCTTTTCCATTTGGAAGGGAGATCAACTTGTCCCTATTGCCAAAGCTTACTCTGGCCTCACGGATGCAGAGATTCGCGAACTCGATCAGTGGATTCGTAAAAACACGGTGGAGCGCTTTGGTCCCGTGCGCGCGCTCAAAAACGAAAAAGTGTACGAGATCGGATTTGAGGGACTCGCCAAAAGCTCACGTCACAAATCGGGATTTGCCGTGCGCTTCCCGCGAATATTGCGTGAGCGCACCGACAAAAAGCCTGACGCCGCCGACCGCGTGGAAGACATGGAAAAGCTTCTCGAAGTTCTTCAAGAAAGAGGCGTGTGA